A region of Pseudopipra pipra isolate bDixPip1 chromosome 10, bDixPip1.hap1, whole genome shotgun sequence DNA encodes the following proteins:
- the SPSB4 gene encoding SPRY domain-containing SOCS box protein 4 isoform X2 has translation MGQKISGSIKSVDVREPPYRPVKRELRGPDFCKPARLDMLLDMPPAKLEVQYKHAWNNEDRSLNIFVKEDDKLTFHRHPVAQSTDCIRGKVGYTRGLHVWQIHWPTRQRGTHAVVGVSTAEAPLHSVGYTSLVGSNSESWGWDLGRNKLYHNCKNQPGVTYPVFLEPDESFVLPDSLLVVLDMDEGTLSFMVDGQYLGVAFRGLKGKKLYPIVSAVWGHCEITMRYINGLDLFPGSWEEEKTRGTGVTY, from the coding sequence ATGGGCCAGAAAATCTCAGGGAGCATAAAGTCTGTGGATGTGAGGGAGCCCCCTTATAGACCTGTCAAACGAGAGCTGAGAGGCCCGGATTTTTGCAAGCCAGCGCGCCTGGACATGCTGTTGGATATGCCCCCTGCCAAGCTGGAGGTCCAGTACAAACACGCTTGGAACAACGAAGATCGCTccttaaatatatttgtaaagGAAGACGATAAACTGACTTTTCACAGACACCCGGTTGCCCAAAGCACAGATTGTATCCGGGGCAAAGTCGGCTACACGAGGGGCCTCCACGTCTGGCAGATCCACTGGCCCACGAGGCAGCGGGGAACTCACGCCGTGGTGGGCGTCTCCACGGCCGAAGCCCCGCTGCACTCGGTGGGATACACGTCCTTGGTCGGTAGCAACAGTGAGTCATGGGGCTGGGATCTGGGGCGCAACAAACTCTACCACAACTGTAAAAACCAGCCTGGCGTCACGTATCCTGTCTTTTTGGAACCAGATGAGTCTTTTGTACTCCCAGACTCGTTACTGGTGGTTTTGGATATGGATGAAGGGACGCTTAGCTTCATGGTGGATGGACAGTATCTTGGAGTGGCCTTCAGGGgactaaaagggaaaaaactttACCCCATAGTCAGTGCAGTTTGGGGGCACTGTGAAATTACAATGAGATACATCAATGGACTTGACC